Proteins encoded together in one Gemmatimonadota bacterium window:
- the aceE gene encoding pyruvate dehydrogenase (acetyl-transferring), homodimeric type, with amino-acid sequence MTQDSSRSEYEIDLDRVESLEWLESLDYVLQHSGPGRVRQLIAQLQAHARGKGVRLPFAENTPYINTIPPDQQPPYPGSDELEHRIRNIIRWNAMAMVVRANTADKSLGGHIATYASVCNLYEVGFNHFFRGPGEGYDGDQIFFQPHSSPGIYARAYIEGRFNEQHLDNFRRELRPGGGLSSYPHPWLMPDFWIFPTASMGLSAIMSIYQARFNRYLEDRGLKQGNGCKVWAFLGDGETDEPEALGAITLAAREKLDNLIFVVNCNLQRLDGPVRGNGKIIQELEAAFHGAGWNVIKVIWGSGWDPLLAHDDEGLLVKRMGEIVDGQYQKYTVSDGKYQREHFFGVHPKLMEMSRLLTDEHVRTIIRGGHDQEKIYAAYKAAVEHPGAPTVILAKTIKGYGLGEWGEGKNTAHQQKMIDEDGLRHLRTELGIPLSDDEVREAPYFRPSADSAEMEYIRERRESLGGYIPRRNVVNPGLPSAPTDEVFDEFKAGTDGREVSTTMVFTRMLSRLLREPEIGKLIVPIVPDEARTFGMEALFRQCGIYSHAGQLYEPVDIDTLLYYKEAQDGQILEEGITEAGSLSSFVAAGTAYSTHGVNTIPFFIFYSMFGLQRVGDLIWAAAEMRTRGFLLGGTAGRTTLNGEGLQHQDGQSHLLADPVPNLLTYDPAYAYELATIIKDGIRRMYVDQEDLFYYITVQNENYAMPSMPEGVEEGILKGMYRLSSLNGGTAKAHLFGSGSIINESLKAQEMLAEDFGVEADVWSVTSYKQLRRDAMEAERWNLLHPSEAPRVPYVTACLEDTGGVYVMASDYVRTLPDSIARWVPGPVVSLGTDGFGRSDSRPALRNFFEMDARFITLGTLNALARKGDLSPEVPERAMRKLEIDPEKANPLDV; translated from the coding sequence ATCAACACCATCCCGCCCGACCAGCAGCCGCCCTATCCCGGCAGCGACGAACTCGAGCACCGGATCCGCAACATCATCCGGTGGAACGCCATGGCCATGGTGGTCCGCGCCAACACGGCCGACAAGTCCTTAGGCGGCCACATCGCCACCTACGCCTCGGTCTGCAACCTCTACGAGGTGGGATTCAACCACTTCTTCCGCGGACCGGGCGAAGGGTACGACGGCGACCAGATATTCTTCCAGCCGCATTCCTCGCCGGGCATCTACGCCCGGGCCTATATCGAGGGGCGGTTCAACGAACAGCACCTTGACAATTTCCGCCGCGAGTTGCGCCCGGGCGGGGGGCTCTCTTCATACCCCCATCCTTGGCTCATGCCCGACTTCTGGATCTTCCCCACGGCCTCCATGGGCTTGAGCGCCATCATGTCCATTTACCAGGCCCGGTTCAACCGGTACCTGGAAGACCGCGGTCTCAAGCAGGGCAACGGCTGCAAAGTCTGGGCGTTTCTCGGCGACGGGGAAACGGATGAACCCGAGGCCCTTGGCGCCATTACCCTGGCGGCGCGCGAGAAGCTGGACAACCTGATATTCGTGGTCAACTGCAACCTGCAGCGGCTGGACGGCCCGGTGCGGGGCAACGGGAAGATCATACAGGAACTCGAAGCCGCTTTCCATGGGGCCGGATGGAACGTCATCAAGGTCATCTGGGGCAGCGGCTGGGATCCCCTGCTTGCTCATGACGACGAAGGGCTGCTCGTGAAGCGCATGGGCGAGATCGTCGACGGCCAGTACCAGAAGTACACCGTTTCGGACGGCAAGTACCAGCGGGAGCATTTCTTCGGCGTGCATCCCAAGCTCATGGAGATGTCCAGGCTGCTCACCGACGAGCACGTGCGGACCATCATCCGGGGCGGCCACGACCAGGAGAAGATCTATGCGGCGTACAAGGCGGCGGTGGAACATCCGGGCGCGCCGACCGTCATCCTGGCCAAGACGATCAAGGGATACGGCCTCGGCGAGTGGGGCGAGGGCAAGAACACGGCCCACCAGCAGAAGATGATCGACGAGGACGGGCTGCGCCATCTGCGCACCGAACTGGGCATCCCCCTTTCCGATGACGAGGTCCGCGAAGCGCCGTATTTCAGGCCGTCGGCGGACAGCGCCGAAATGGAGTACATCCGGGAACGGCGGGAGAGTCTCGGCGGCTACATTCCGCGGCGCAACGTCGTGAATCCCGGTCTGCCCTCCGCGCCGACGGACGAGGTGTTCGACGAATTCAAGGCGGGAACGGACGGCCGCGAGGTCTCGACGACCATGGTGTTCACCCGGATGCTGTCGCGCCTGCTGCGGGAACCCGAAATCGGCAAGCTGATCGTCCCCATCGTACCCGACGAGGCCCGGACCTTCGGCATGGAAGCCCTTTTCCGCCAGTGCGGAATCTATTCCCACGCCGGCCAGCTCTACGAACCGGTGGACATCGACACGCTCCTCTACTACAAGGAGGCGCAGGACGGCCAGATCCTCGAGGAAGGCATCACGGAGGCGGGCTCCCTGTCCTCCTTCGTGGCCGCCGGGACGGCCTATTCGACCCACGGCGTCAATACGATCCCCTTCTTCATCTTCTATTCCATGTTCGGCCTGCAGCGCGTCGGCGACCTGATCTGGGCCGCCGCGGAAATGCGCACGCGGGGCTTTCTGCTGGGCGGAACGGCGGGACGGACGACGCTGAACGGCGAGGGGCTCCAGCACCAGGACGGCCAAAGCCACCTGCTGGCCGACCCGGTCCCCAACCTGCTGACCTACGATCCGGCTTACGCCTACGAGTTGGCGACCATCATCAAGGACGGCATACGGCGCATGTACGTCGACCAGGAAGACCTGTTCTACTACATCACCGTGCAGAACGAAAACTACGCCATGCCGTCCATGCCGGAAGGGGTGGAAGAAGGCATCCTGAAAGGCATGTACCGGCTCAGTTCGCTGAACGGGGGCACGGCGAAGGCCCACCTCTTCGGAAGCGGTTCAATCATCAACGAATCGCTGAAGGCCCAGGAGATGCTGGCGGAAGACTTCGGCGTGGAAGCGGACGTCTGGAGCGTCACGAGTTACAAGCAGCTGCGCCGCGACGCCATGGAGGCCGAGCGCTGGAACCTGCTGCACCCTTCGGAAGCGCCCAGGGTGCCCTATGTCACGGCATGTCTCGAGGATACTGGAGGCGTGTACGTCATGGCCTCCGATTATGTCAGGACGCTGCCGGATTCCATCGCGCGCTGGGTGCCGGGCCCTGTGGTCTCGCTGGGGACGGACGGATTCGGGCGGAGCGACAGCCGGCCGGCGCTGCGTAACTTCTTCGAGATGGACGCCCGGTTTATCACCCTCGGCACCCTCAACGCCCTCGCCCGGAAAGGCGACCTCTCTCCGGAGGTCCCGGAGCGGGCCATGCGCAAGCTGGAAATCGACCCCGAAAAGGCCAATCCCCTGGACGTGTGA
- a CDS encoding cytidylate kinase-like family protein: MSIITVAREYGSGGRDVARIVADRLGYDCVDKELIAETAHAAGVSEDVVEQLDEVGESPIRRFLGELFTPSTVYSLSPEYPPLIWPYVPGDDEGTKDPTSLKNTFLDRDEYLQILQDTIRSLADRQHVIIVGRGCQCILTDRKDVFHTLFVAPFEYRVDVIMDEMNLSRDRAAELIKEKDRQRSLYLQHNYHRDWKDPTLYHAVFNTSRTSWENMADIVIDFRRRLFGDDE, from the coding sequence ATGAGCATCATTACGGTCGCCCGGGAATACGGCAGCGGTGGGAGGGACGTTGCGAGGATCGTCGCTGACCGCCTCGGTTATGATTGCGTGGACAAGGAACTTATCGCCGAAACCGCCCATGCCGCGGGCGTTTCGGAGGATGTCGTCGAGCAACTGGATGAAGTGGGCGAATCGCCCATTCGGCGCTTTCTCGGCGAACTGTTCACCCCTTCGACCGTCTACTCCCTTTCCCCGGAATACCCGCCCCTCATCTGGCCCTACGTTCCCGGCGACGACGAGGGGACGAAGGACCCCACCTCCCTGAAGAACACCTTCCTGGACCGGGACGAATACCTCCAGATCCTCCAGGATACCATCCGTTCGCTGGCCGACAGGCAGCACGTCATCATTGTAGGGCGCGGGTGCCAGTGCATCCTGACGGACCGCAAGGACGTTTTCCACACCCTGTTCGTCGCGCCATTCGAGTACCGGGTCGACGTCATTATGGACGAGATGAACCTCTCGCGGGACCGGGCCGCCGAACTCATCAAGGAAAAGGACCGGCAGCGGTCGCTGTACCTTCAGCACAACTACCATCGCGACTGGAAGGACCCGACGCTGTACCACGCGGTCTTCAACACGTCCCGCACGTCGTGGGAGAACATGGCCGACATCGTGATCGACTTCCGCCGCAGACTCTTCGGCGACGACGAATGA
- the trxA gene encoding thioredoxin → MNYEVSDFNKEVVEQSHTVPVLVDFWAEWCGPCKMLGPVIESLAERHWDRWKLVKVNTEEHTDIARQYGIQGIPNVKMFVDGEVRDEFTGALPEPMIEQWLRKALPSPHARQLEEALRLLEAGDRDASREMLEAVLAAEPDNEQAAVCLARTWLDEDPGQSLELLKPIEPGTEYHDSAVVLRTIAELFLHLDTPENLEDTPVRPVYVQAIEHLRREEYDLALQRFIEVLEKNRTYDDDGARRSCVAIFGMLGEDHPTTRQYRRAFSNALYA, encoded by the coding sequence ATGAATTACGAAGTATCGGACTTCAACAAGGAAGTGGTCGAACAGAGCCACACGGTCCCCGTGCTGGTCGATTTCTGGGCGGAATGGTGCGGCCCCTGCAAGATGCTGGGTCCCGTAATCGAATCCCTCGCCGAACGCCACTGGGACCGGTGGAAACTCGTGAAGGTCAACACGGAGGAGCACACGGACATCGCCCGGCAATACGGGATTCAGGGGATCCCTAACGTGAAGATGTTCGTCGACGGCGAAGTGCGGGACGAGTTTACCGGTGCGCTGCCGGAGCCCATGATCGAGCAGTGGCTCAGGAAAGCCCTGCCCAGTCCCCATGCGAGGCAGTTGGAAGAGGCGCTCCGGCTGCTTGAAGCCGGCGACCGGGACGCGTCCCGCGAGATGCTGGAGGCTGTACTGGCAGCCGAGCCGGACAACGAGCAGGCGGCGGTCTGTCTGGCGCGGACCTGGCTGGATGAAGACCCCGGCCAGAGCCTGGAGCTATTGAAGCCCATCGAACCGGGCACGGAATACCACGACTCGGCGGTTGTGCTGCGGACCATCGCGGAACTCTTCCTTCACCTGGACACGCCCGAAAACCTCGAGGACACCCCGGTCCGGCCCGTCTATGTCCAGGCAATTGAGCATCTGAGGCGGGAGGAATACGACCTGGCCCTGCAGCGCTTCATCGAGGTGCTGGAGAAGAACCGGACCTATGACGACGATGGGGCCAGGAGAAGCTGCGTCGCCATTTTCGGCATGCTCGGCGAGGACCATCCCACCACGCGGCAGTACCGCCGAGCGTTCAGCAACGCGTTGTACGCCTGA